Part of the Zingiber officinale cultivar Zhangliang chromosome 6A, Zo_v1.1, whole genome shotgun sequence genome, TTGATCTTGACTTAACTTCCACCTATCCTGTTTCCCACTTGAAGATGAAGCTGCTGTTTCTAACCACACAAGAGCAGAATTCATATCATTCTTCTGCAAGAAGTGGTCTAAAAACATAAAACAGGTTTTGAAATCTGGAATGGCACCCCTTTTTGAAGATTTCTCCCAAAGAGACTGAGCTTGTTGAATCATATCTTTTCTCAAATATGAACCAATCAACAAGTTTGCCAACCTTACATCAAAGAGTGTGCAAACAGACTGCCATTCTTCATACAAATCTTGTTGCCCACTTATATCATCAAATTTATCAAGGGCCCGCAGCATGTTGAGATAGCTCAAGTTGGAAGGTTTTGGAAAGATAGTCTTGAGGGACTTCCATATTCTTTTCACCTCTTCTACATTGTTAATCTTTGCATATAAACTGATTAAGTAATCATAAGGCTTAAGATCTCGGGCATCTATAAGTGTTTCAAGCTTCTTGAGAGCATTCTCAGCTTTTGTGGGTAGACCAGCTGAACAATAAATGGCAGCCAAGGTACTGAATGCAGACCAACGTAGTGTAACTTTTTCATCCTCTTCCGCTTCTTTAATTACTCTTTCTACTGATTCAATGTCATTCAATGAAGCATAGCAGTTCATCAGGATGCAGTATATGACATAATCTGGATCTATGTTATCTGACTTCATCTCTAGGTACTGGGTGAGAACCTTCTCATACTGGCACAGCTTCATATAAAGGGACATCAGGCTGATGTGGACCAGAATACTTGAAGGTATGTTCCGGTTCTTCATTTCATTGTAAAGAGAAATCGCTTTATCTGCATTCCTATTTTTTTCTGTGCAATAACAATTCAAAAGGGATCCATATGTTCGCTCATTTTTGGCTGGTTCAGGCAAATTGGAAAAGTACTTCTCTGCTGCTTCAATACCCCTAACTTTATTGATGAGGTCTAGGCGTATCGCATGGTTGGGGTAAGACATATTGATACCTTTGGTCTTTTCCATCCAGTCCATGATCTATCAAAAACCAAAACATTGATGATACTAAAAGCCTATGACTAAGTTAGAAAGAATGTGCTTTAGTAATGAAACGGAAATTGGAATATACCACACTATTTGATCCCTTTCTTTACAAGTATAGTGCTTTTAGGTCACTAGCCACTGGCAATTTCGTACCAACTTATAACAATACAAATTTACCTTTGAACATTCAACTAAAGCGGAAAAATTAAACATACTGTTTTGGTCACCAACAAATGGCAATTTCACCAACTTACCAAAATTTACTTTCAAGAATACAAAAGTACTTGTAAATATTCAGGTAAAGGGGAAAATTTAAACAAGGGATAAACAAGAAACAGAGTGGCAGATTATCTACCAAGATAGAATGGGcttatttgtcaaaaaaaaaacacTTCAGCTCTCTATGTCTCATTTCAATTAATGTTTCAgcattaaaattttctattgctGATTCAAGACTTTATCAGCTCACTGTAAGAATTGCAGATAAATTATCATTGTTATTTTAGACAAACGAAAATGTTACTTTACCTGCAAACATTCCCTTACTTATGTGTTTTCTCTCTGTCAAAGGTTTTTGCTGTTTCTTTGATTTTTCAAACAACTCTTCATCCAAGGGACCGCAAATCGAGAAGCGCTAAGGAGGTGTTGGAGTAGCAATGGAGTGATGACCTAATGCAACAACGTTGGGCAACTCAATGGCCCAAGGTCCTTACTCCTTAGAGATCGAAGAAGGCTACATGAGGCAAAGCATAAAGGCAACAAAGACAATAGCCAATGGAGGCAAACTCCATAGGTGCCTGGGTGGAGGATGATGTGTACGCAACCAAGGGAACCTGATGAGATGGTCGAAAGGCAAAATAAAGCTGCAGTGTTAAGTCTTTGGTGAGCTGTGAGTATCGAGCAACTTATATCCATGGGGACAAAAGGTAAACTCAACATAAGCGAATTTGACCTTAGAGGTGTTCATAGTCAAGGTTACTAGTCGACTAGTATTAGAGATTAATCAATTGGTGGTTAGGAAACTTAATACCCCAAAGTATTTTGGAGTTTGTGGTTTGAGTAGTTGATTGGTGGATTAGTTGACTAGGTCCGAGGAGCTAACAAATAGCATGTTTCTATTCATGGTTGAGGTGATTGAAGAGTCGACTGCTAGCAATAACAACTGATGGTAAATGAATATCCGACCGGTCATAGATGTGGAAAGCATAAAAGAGTTGTCACTACACAACCACTGTCAAATCAGAACGGAGCAGTCGACCAATGGTTCAGATCGGTCAACTCTAAGTCAATTCTAGGCGAAAGACTGACTCGAGCAAGGTTTCAAAGTCTATAAAAGGAGGGGGCTTAGGTGGCTTGAAAGTGGACAAAATAGTATTGGTTAAACCTACGAGAAGTGCTGTAATTCCTCTTAAACTTTCTCTTTGTAATTTCTTTATAATCTTTAAGCTCGTAAGAGACTTCTCTACCTCCAGTAATTGACGAAGAGTACAAGCCTAGAGGCTgttgaaccacgttaaacaaatGTAAGTAAGTTTGCTCGTGTGTTTGTTTTATTTCTGCTGTGCTAATAGTTTTTTTTGAGCTTGCTATCGAGGGCAAGAGTAGACTAGTTAGGATCATACTTGCAGGTTCCTAATAGAAACCTCTTCACAGTTGTAAATTCACACGATTTATAGGCCAGTGATGAATTATAGGCACCCTAAACTTACAGTGTAGATAATCTGGAGAAGTAACAAAATAATCCAAAGCACGCCATTCTTTACACAGGTAAGAAAATAAATACGTGGAGATGCAAAGgaagggcaaaaaaaaaaaaaagcaacttTTGCTACCTCAAGGCCGTGCGCGTAGCGATGGAACTTGCGGAGTTCCTTAACATAGTTCATCAGCTCAACCGCTCTTACAGACTTGCCTTCTCTCAGCCACTTGTTCAGAGTCCTCGTCACACTCCCCTGGGGAGATCCCCGCAGAGACGACAGCAGGCGGAGCAGTGTCCTGGAATCCTTCCTTTCTTTAGTCCCGTCCGCCGTGGCCACGGCGGCGTCTGCCAGTAAAGATGTGGCCGCGACCACCGCGCAGAACCTCCTTTTGACCGCCGCGGTCGACCCAAGCAGCATCAGTCGGACGGAGCTCTTTGCCGCGATCATCCTTCCGACTTGCGAGTTTCGAATCGATCGAAGGAGACGAAAATAACCGGAGGCGGCAAATCTGCTGGGGTTTTGCTCTGTGTCGCACTAGTACGAGGGTTTAGGTATTCGAGGTGGCTCAGGGTTGTATCATGTCAAATTAGGCCCTTAGGTCAGGTTCAAAACGAGTCCTGTGTTATTGATTGGAGCATTAGTTTTGCCTCCCCAAacttatcaaatttaaattatttgaaactttGCTGTCTATTGGAGATATCGCTCCACGGTAAAATATATTAGGATAATTATGAGATCAAGGGGGTTGAATAGTTCATTTCACTTGTTCGAATTTTATTTGCAACggaaaattcaaagtaaaaaTTTTCACTGATTAACGCTTAGATTTTACTTGATTAATATTTAGATTTTACTTGTTATATGTATTAGAATTGTCAAATGGGCTCACTCATAGCGGACGGATTGGTCGGCTAAAATTTTACCCATGAGCTCATTGAAAATTCTACTTTAGTTTTAAATTTAGGAGAATAATTTATATTTTCTCAACCCACATGTCAATCCAAGTTCATCATGAGTCACGGGCTAGAAGGGTCAATCCACCTATACTTGTCTTTAAAtggattaataatatttcaaCCTAACTCACTTAAATTATTTGGTAGGACGGGCCAACTTGATAGATCCAACCCAAATTGATGGTTCTAGTATATATCTCCTAATAATTTATGAGTTCACTCCTCACACACAACATCCACTATAAACACCTCATTCTTGAAAACTTTTCAAAGACAGAGAAACCTCGTATAAACTTAAGCACAAGAATAAAATAAGAAGAGCAAACTTAAATACAAAAAAATTGAGAATGACTACAATAATGAAATTTTGCTTAGTTTGCTTGTTACTTGGAAATGTCTTTTGATTGGTGCAACAACATTTCACTTTAAACTTCTCAAGAACTAGCTGTTTCAAATGTCCACGAAAATCTTTTTCTATGGTTCTTTCGACGGCTCCTAACCGATTGGTATTAcatccaatcgattgccacgttagATCCGACCGTTCAAACTTACAGAACGATTCTTTTTTATTTAACCAATCATTAGTGATTTTATACCAATCAATTCTAAAGCTTTTTGTTCTCACGAAAACACCTCCAATTGATTACCCTAATTGATTGGTGAGGCCTGAATCAATTTCCTTAATTGATTCCACTGTCTTCTATTCTCCCATGAAAAACTAGCCAATCTATTGTCTTAATCTATTGGTACCTCTAAAtcaattaggctaatcgattaagaagtCTACTGTGCTTCGCGAAAAACCCAACTAATTAATTACCCTAATCAATTAGGGATGCTGAAATCGATTGACCTAATCGATTTTGACTCTTTCTATTTTCACGAAttgagctcccaatcgattggtgatgATCACTAATTGATTGACGTTGCTTAATTGATTATGTCAGTCGATTGGAGCACCAAAACCTGAAGGTTGGGGTCTAGGGTTTATCAATCGACTTGGGAAGCTCGTCAATTGATTACAAACCCTAATTTTAGTATTTCCAAAGCTGAATCCACATCTTGGCTAATATCTGGTTGACCTCagcctactaggactttcttaccAAATGTCCGGTTAACTTTTGACTCACTTGAATTTTTCACTAAGTATTTGGTCTTCTTAACTCACTTGAACTTTTCCTTTACCAAGTATCCGATCCTCCTTCatctacttggatttttccttACTAACCTTCCCGTTAGTCTttctacctaacctccagttaggattagTCATTCAGTATACTTTTCACCTTATCTAACTTCTAGTTAGGGCATCCCTTGTCTAAGCTCTAGTTAGGACTAatcactcggtagacttctcacccttgcctaacctctattAAGACTAGTCACTCGATAGATTTCTCACctacctaaccttcagttaggacttcccgttgtctaacctctagttaggactttcccttacctaatATAATCTCAATTAGTATTTTTCATTATCttacctccagttaggactttataTTATCTAAcctctagtttgaacttttatattgcctaacctccagtttaGATTTTCCCTTGGCTAACCTCggtttggacttttctttgtctaACCTTCAGGTAGGACTTTCCCAGTGAAGTATCTGGTCCtctcttgatctacttgacttctcttacacacattgtcaaacatcaaaactcgaaCTCAGACCAAcccgagcttagtcaaactagtcaaccttgacctgaggatgaTCACACCAACAAAATATAGGCAAGTAAATCATGGGGATATTTTTGCCCTAACACATTGGCCTTTTGCATGGGGGATGTCAAATATCCAATGAGGTATTTTGTATTTGCTAGGAATTGCTCCTAAAACTTATAGGACTAAACAACTATATAGATACTAACTGCGTTAACTTTTTCATTTACCCCTAAATATTTTATGTTGTTGTAAATCAACCCATAAAATTTACTAAGTTGCAATTATAAGAGATTATTTGGCGCACAAAATGGAAACCAAATCTTTAAGGTTCTTTTATTTGGGGATGGAGGGAAAAAAATTCCTCCCACTCCCAATCACTTGGTGTTTGGCTATAAGTTGACTTTATAATTTATCTTCTTTCACATAATTTAGAGATAGACTGTAAGATATGCTTACTGTTGGaacccaaggtgttttgatgtgatcaaacaagataagttaggttctgcgttgtctaacccttgtgtctaagtgtgcaggagcttaggaacacaagaagtcgagcggaagacgcggctagcgagaaggacagcacgggagagagccgacgggctcggtgcgtccgagggatgagatgaccgcggaagagtacatcggtggatgagaagaacgtgcacgacgttcgagggacgagaaacctggaaggaaggctgctcaaggagaaggccggaacttggattcgggtgaaccctattccggatggctgagatcacccaagctagcggaggtGGAGCTAAAGAcctggaccgagacgagctgaaccggagcagaggtccctgaccgagaaaagtcaactttgttgactttcctggtccggggCGCTTGGAcccggattttgaccaggatcgcgtcaaacgcaatctgatcgttgggggataaaattttatcccccccaggatGCTCAGAACCCCTTCGGGGAGctccgaacagtgctataaatatagcactaatCTGCACAGTTAATGCAACTCACTAGTAATCAGTTttttctgtgctttcatttctgttccttttatttgtgctgtcaacgctgtaaagaggctactcgacccgaaggagatcatcagatagtacGCTCActtttcttggattagcaatcccctgattgcaaaccaagtaaatctcttatgTATGATCTTTtcatttagtctcttcttttcattattacaagtgtctgttaattagttaaatatccgagaaaggtttttggtttaatttttgtagggcaattcacccctcccctcttgcccgcctccaaagggaccaacacttaCAATGGCAGATCCAGATAAAATTTAATGAGGTGCTCAAAAAAtgaactaaaaaatatttcttaatatcaaataaatatataaaaaaataaaagtattaaATCGATAACCATAatgatagaaataaaaatatgtgcatattaataaaataattatttcttaAATTCTTGACAGTTGAAGTACTAATACTAGGTCTGGACATACAAATAAGAGGAGACAATCGTATCCTACGAGTGTTCAGCTGTTGAAAATGTTGTAAAATTTGTTCATATTCAATTGTGGCAAAAATATCCTTCTCAATATATACTACCAGACTGTCATTCATCCACTCATCCCCATCCTATTACACAAATCAGTCTTGATAATTTTTATCGCAGAAAAAATCCTTTCAACAGAAGAGTTGCAACTGGTAAAACCAATGCTAACTCAATCAAACGATACGCCGATGAAAAAATTGTATTCTTGCCAGTTTCAACTATTTTTTAGTAAGACTTCCTAAATCTTCAATCATAGAAAATTCACCTGGTACATTTTGAATGTAAATCTCAAGATGACCCTTAAGTGTTACATGATCAGTCAAGTAAAAATCTTATAAATAAAGTTTAGTAAGGTGGAGTAGTTTACCAATGTCAAATTGAGAAAAAGAGTCTTTTGGATATAAGCAAGCAATACAAATAAGTATCTCTATACTTGATTCTGAAAAATGATTATTCATCTCTTGAACCATCTTATCAAGAACTTAATATTGTATCAATAAAAAAGTGAATAAAAAATactattagaaaattaaaattaataacatatttaGAAATATTACTTCACACAAAATTTCAACACGATAGTGATGAAAAATAGTAATCATTTGCTCATTACGTCTGCTACGACCACAAGTTCTCATATTTTCTTCTATATTCAATACTAGGATCGTATGGTTACTAGAAAATTTATTGATGACATTAAAAAATTCTCCCATCCTTCCTCTCTCAAATTTTGTAATCGAACTTTCATCGTCTTAATCAAATTGATAGCTAGTAAAATGTTTTAATCCTTTTGTTGTAAGGTAAGCGACAATTCATTTGTGATTCCCAATAAAATTTCATCATATGCATCACAAACACAAATTCTTAACTTTCTATTTTATCAATCAAATTGGTGgtgatacaacaacaacaacaacaaccaagccttttcccactaggtgataTCACTATTATAAAATAGAAATCCACTATTATAATCATACACATTTTTAAGTACTTGTAAAATAGAAATCCACGTAGATATCAAAAGGACAATAGTAATAAGAGAGGTTGTCGTGACATAGACTTAGTCTTAAGTCGGATTGATCGGGATTCATGTTGATTGAGTCCTTGCCCTATTGTGTTTCCTATAGATGATGCTAATATAATCTAGTTGAGATCGAGGAATGGGTTGACTCCTTGAAATATCCACGACCAAGCTCTTTTTGTAGGTCGGATGTGCGTCAAATTAGCT contains:
- the LOC121995587 gene encoding pentatricopeptide repeat-containing protein At1g60770-like; translated protein: MIAAKSSVRLMLLGSTAAVKRRFCAVVAATSLLADAAVATADGTKERKDSRTLLRLLSSLRGSPQGSVTRTLNKWLREGKSVRAVELMNYVKELRKFHRYAHGLEIMDWMEKTKGINMSYPNHAIRLDLINKVRGIEAAEKYFSNLPEPAKNERTYGSLLNCYCTEKNRNADKAISLYNEMKNRNIPSSILVHISLMSLYMKLCQYEKVLTQYLEMKSDNIDPDYVIYCILMNCYASLNDIESVERVIKEAEEDEKVTLRWSAFSTLAAIYCSAGLPTKAENALKKLETLIDARDLKPYDYLISLYAKINNVEEVKRIWKSLKTIFPKPSNLSYLNMLRALDKFDDISGQQDLYEEWQSVCTLFDVRLANLLIGSYLRKDMIQQAQSLWEKSSKRGAIPDFKTCFMFLDHFLQKNDMNSALVWLETAASSSSGKQDRWKLSQDQVGTFLKAFEDAKDVEGAERFCDCLRSLGHLDLNAYEKLLQTYLAANLKNPKLRQRIKDDKIELNSQTNKLLEIVCGDNE